Proteins co-encoded in one Spirosoma endbachense genomic window:
- a CDS encoding S41 family peptidase, translating into MSVKIRTSEVLYEDGTLGSAVDQQLSEQADTSWQAPMLRQAGQLLHEPLQPLAPNPVQNMVYIRHPQSDYPSSQTPGAVLRLLGLFNGWNTIHYFSPNKALLTLSWDKALPHFIPQFLAASTDSLYFMALMKLTGSLRDGHSILISKQGGRSPRGILDGNLPIGVNVFGQKTYIINVLADTTQANALAQIQPGDELVRIDQQTPAQLAAQWRDYLPASNQAGFEREFYMSWLTVGRIGSRAQVTLKRKGQTRTVWLTRISRDHYYNIWGQTAPSPKLPSYMSRLGGNIGYLRINRLYSSQLDSIANYLNDCSVILLDCRGYPRDSQFGSHLASYIAHQPDTVAYNRFPFLFSPNPSQQLTSTAYQIIQPSPNGLLKHKRYILLVDEGVQSQGEGNVIGLQGVSQSITVGTPTAGANGMAITLQFPGGYFSFFSGFGEYYPDNTPNQKLGVKIDQLIPLTLGGYLGGRDEIYEHGLRLAKQLVNARTD; encoded by the coding sequence GTGTCGGTTAAGATTAGAACGAGCGAAGTTCTGTATGAAGATGGTACCCTGGGCAGTGCTGTCGATCAACAGCTGAGTGAGCAGGCGGATACCTCCTGGCAGGCCCCCATGCTTCGGCAAGCGGGTCAACTCCTGCATGAGCCCCTACAGCCTTTGGCTCCAAATCCGGTGCAAAACATGGTTTATATTCGCCACCCTCAGTCCGATTATCCATCTAGCCAAACACCTGGTGCTGTTCTCCGGCTGCTAGGCTTGTTTAATGGGTGGAATACCATCCACTACTTTTCCCCCAATAAAGCCTTGCTCACCCTTTCCTGGGATAAGGCGCTGCCTCACTTCATTCCCCAATTTCTGGCGGCCTCCACGGACTCCCTCTATTTCATGGCGTTGATGAAGCTGACGGGATCGCTACGGGATGGGCATAGCATCCTGATTAGTAAACAAGGGGGGCGGTCCCCCAGGGGAATACTGGATGGGAATCTGCCCATTGGCGTCAACGTATTTGGACAGAAAACATATATCATTAACGTACTCGCTGATACCACCCAGGCGAACGCGCTGGCGCAAATTCAGCCGGGTGATGAGCTGGTGCGTATCGATCAACAAACACCCGCTCAGCTAGCGGCTCAATGGCGAGACTATTTACCGGCTTCGAATCAGGCGGGTTTCGAACGGGAATTTTATATGAGCTGGTTGACGGTCGGTCGCATAGGTAGTCGAGCCCAGGTAACCCTTAAACGAAAAGGTCAAACCCGAACGGTGTGGCTCACCCGTATTTCCAGAGATCACTATTACAATATATGGGGCCAAACCGCGCCTAGTCCTAAACTGCCTTCCTACATGAGTCGTTTAGGGGGCAATATAGGCTACTTACGCATTAATCGGCTTTACTCTTCGCAATTGGATAGTATAGCCAACTACCTGAACGATTGTTCCGTCATTTTGTTGGATTGCCGAGGCTATCCTCGGGACAGCCAGTTTGGCAGTCATCTGGCCTCCTACATTGCCCATCAACCGGATACGGTGGCTTACAATCGGTTCCCTTTTCTTTTCAGTCCCAATCCCAGCCAGCAGTTAACGAGTACGGCGTACCAGATTATTCAGCCCTCGCCCAATGGATTGCTAAAGCATAAGCGGTATATCCTACTGGTCGATGAGGGTGTACAAAGCCAAGGAGAGGGTAACGTTATTGGTCTACAAGGGGTTAGTCAGTCGATTACGGTAGGTACACCGACGGCAGGGGCCAACGGCATGGCTATTACCCTACAATTCCCGGGTGGCTATTTTAGTTTCTTTTCGGGCTTTGGGGAGTATTACCCCGATAACACCCCCAATCAAAAGCTAGGCGTTAAGATTGATCAGTTGATTCCGTTGACACTCGGGGGTTATTTAGGCGGGCGCGATGAGATCTATGAACACGGTTTACGCTTAGCGAAGCAGTTAGTCAACGCACGGACCGATTAA
- a CDS encoding S41 family peptidase translates to MENNIGYLKITKFTSPEMAGPVMMASSIFLKHVDGLILDLRSRGGGNSYTLELLLSYFLSPKTLLCTWHFRGSQAIEQSWTLPNVEGHRFVEVPIIVLTSKQTFSASEAFCYAMKVHKRATVVGETTAGGAHTYREMKVSDHYIMTVPYGRPVFTTTNTNWEAVGVIPDYEVKAENALKKAQELLGERVNKRNK, encoded by the coding sequence TTGGAAAACAACATTGGGTATTTAAAAATAACCAAGTTTACCTCCCCTGAAATGGCAGGGCCAGTCATGATGGCTAGCTCTATTTTTCTAAAGCATGTCGATGGCTTGATCCTTGATTTAAGAAGCCGCGGAGGGGGTAATTCCTATACCTTAGAACTACTGCTCAGTTATTTCCTATCGCCAAAAACACTTTTATGTACCTGGCATTTTCGAGGCTCCCAGGCCATCGAACAGTCCTGGACGCTGCCCAATGTGGAAGGACATCGATTTGTGGAAGTCCCAATTATAGTCCTAACCAGCAAGCAAACCTTCTCGGCGAGTGAAGCTTTTTGTTACGCGATGAAGGTTCATAAAAGGGCCACTGTTGTTGGAGAAACAACGGCTGGTGGCGCCCATACCTACAGAGAAATGAAAGTGAGCGATCACTATATCATGACCGTGCCTTATGGAAGGCCCGTATTCACTACGACGAACACGAATTGGGAAGCCGTTGGGGTAATTCCTGACTATGAAGTAAAAGCAGAAAATGCATTAAAAAAAGCCCAGGAACTATTGGGTGAAAGAGTGAACAAAAGAAATAAATAA
- a CDS encoding DinB family protein produces the protein MENTAQLSQTMDQIVLSAEQLLAHWQGHRGLTRRVIEAYPEEHFFSYTLGGMRPCSALIDEVLQMADQSMQGVVSGQWPSFGDGAEAPPKATTKKQVLAQWDRVTETINAHWSQIPPARFQEVDKAFGLYEGPIYWFLFYLIDNEIHHRGQAYVYLRTLGVEPPAFWDRPQV, from the coding sequence ATGGAAAACACAGCGCAGCTTAGCCAAACGATGGATCAGATCGTCCTCTCTGCAGAGCAACTTCTTGCCCATTGGCAGGGCCACCGGGGACTCACCCGCCGGGTGATCGAAGCCTACCCCGAGGAGCACTTCTTTTCCTATACCCTGGGCGGCATGCGACCTTGCTCGGCGCTGATTGATGAAGTCCTGCAAATGGCCGACCAGAGCATGCAGGGCGTTGTTTCGGGCCAGTGGCCTTCATTTGGCGATGGGGCGGAGGCTCCACCCAAAGCAACGACGAAGAAGCAGGTACTGGCGCAGTGGGATCGGGTGACCGAGACGATTAATGCCCATTGGTCGCAGATTCCACCCGCTCGCTTCCAGGAAGTCGACAAGGCTTTTGGTCTGTACGAAGGACCTATCTACTGGTTTCTTTTTTACCTGATCGATAATGAAATTCATCATCGGGGTCAGGCTTATGTCTATCTACGCACCCTGGGCGTAGAACCGCCTGCTTTCTGGGATCGCCCCCAGGTATAG